Proteins found in one Clostridium kluyveri DSM 555 genomic segment:
- a CDS encoding Gfo/Idh/MocA family oxidoreductase: MLKAIVCGTIFGQSYMNALKMVNDIELVGIFSHGSERSKKCARQYGVPLYTDIENIPKNIDIAFVIIKSSVLGGIGTELSKHLLTRGIYVMQEHPVNYKEVEECYKIAKKNNINYRIGNLYNSLESVSKFIRSSYYLNKTDKLEYVDVLSSSQGLYTLMSILSESLPKFRNLNMVSNNQEKRYPFNAFIMTNGDIDVDFRVHNEVSDIDGNNHMHLLHKITFFYESGRLELEDTFGSVIWRSRMDIADSLIFEEGKKDINTDKLMNLKIFDEKEISFSLLISDVFSKAIEKEIEFFLEEIKSLKTNISNVQKEILVSKKWSLITEEIGFPKAITFKGNYLDHANNLRRIR; encoded by the coding sequence GTGTTAAAGGCTATTGTATGCGGAACTATATTTGGACAATCATATATGAATGCACTTAAAATGGTAAACGATATTGAATTAGTGGGTATTTTTTCACATGGAAGTGAACGTTCAAAAAAATGTGCTAGACAATATGGTGTGCCTTTATATACAGATATTGAAAATATTCCTAAAAATATTGATATTGCATTTGTCATAATAAAATCTTCTGTACTTGGAGGCATAGGGACAGAATTATCTAAGCATCTATTAACAAGAGGAATTTATGTTATGCAAGAACATCCTGTTAATTATAAAGAAGTGGAAGAGTGTTATAAAATAGCAAAGAAAAATAACATAAACTATCGAATTGGAAATTTATATAATTCTTTGGAATCTGTGAGTAAATTTATTCGGTCATCATATTATCTCAATAAAACCGATAAACTTGAATATGTGGATGTACTTTCATCTTCTCAAGGATTATATACATTGATGAGTATTTTAAGTGAATCTTTGCCTAAGTTTAGAAATTTAAACATGGTTTCAAACAACCAAGAAAAGAGATATCCTTTTAATGCATTTATTATGACAAATGGCGATATTGATGTTGATTTTCGAGTTCACAATGAGGTGTCTGACATTGATGGAAACAATCATATGCATCTTTTGCATAAAATAACCTTTTTTTATGAAAGTGGAAGATTAGAACTTGAAGACACTTTTGGCTCTGTAATTTGGAGATCTCGAATGGATATTGCTGATTCTTTAATATTTGAGGAGGGTAAAAAAGATATTAATACAGATAAATTGATGAATTTAAAAATATTTGACGAGAAAGAGATAAGTTTTTCTTTATTAATATCTGATGTTTTTTCTAAGGCAATTGAGAAAGAAATAGAATTTTTTTTGGAGGAAATAAAATCTTTGAAAACTAATATTTCAAACGTACAAAAAGAAATTTTAGTTTCTAAAAAATGGAGTTTAATAACTGAAGAAATTGGATTTCCTAAAGCTATTACTTTTAAAGGAAATTACCTTGATCATGCCAATAATTTGAGAAGGATAAGGTGA
- a CDS encoding condensation domain-containing protein: MEFKENITDLDIFNKIKKLEQQGVQLYLDGSKLKYRALKKYFDKNILHEVRNQKDIIIQYLDTIKKNTVELSSLQLAYMTGQSEGQILNGVNAHYYIEYEKEDIDIERLQNVINLLISNNDALRLVLLSSGKGLILKNIPKYVVKSYIYENKEDRLNIRREFSHKKYSFETWPMFSFIVGKSIKVKDVLHISFDCSILDAWSASNMIDKLFKLYDGKTIEFSKYTYKSYMEDLERYKKKDVNKRTLNKANEYWKQQVEFIPKVPSLKMKKKIEELNTTTFTRQEHMFSADITVALEKLAKEQKVTLSSIIMTVYMKVLSYFSGGENITINATLFGKLPVNEEVGNLLGEFTNIGLIQYKDENKSFLESIKEIQKQIFKLLEFRIYDGVNIIKKVYDKNHDSTGFPVVVTCMIGEIYKSKQSGFLETYSLSQTPQVIVDHHIRIIDERIKISFDYIEELFEENYIKKIIQKYVEIIENISKA; encoded by the coding sequence ATGGAGTTTAAAGAAAATATAACAGATTTAGATATATTTAATAAGATAAAAAAATTAGAGCAACAAGGAGTTCAACTCTATCTTGATGGAAGTAAATTAAAATATAGAGCTTTGAAAAAATATTTTGATAAAAACATATTACATGAAGTGCGAAATCAGAAAGATATCATAATACAATATTTAGATACAATTAAAAAGAATACAGTTGAATTAAGCTCATTACAATTAGCTTATATGACAGGGCAATCTGAAGGGCAGATTCTTAATGGAGTGAATGCTCATTACTATATTGAATATGAGAAAGAAGATATAGATATAGAGAGATTACAAAATGTTATAAATTTATTAATTTCAAATAATGATGCGTTGAGATTGGTTTTATTATCAAGTGGAAAAGGGCTTATTTTAAAAAATATTCCAAAGTATGTAGTTAAATCATACATTTATGAAAATAAAGAAGATAGGCTTAATATAAGAAGAGAATTTTCACACAAAAAATATAGTTTTGAAACTTGGCCGATGTTTAGTTTTATTGTTGGAAAAAGTATTAAAGTAAAAGATGTTCTTCATATAAGCTTTGATTGCTCAATACTAGATGCATGGAGTGCTAGTAATATGATTGATAAACTTTTCAAATTGTATGATGGTAAAACAATAGAATTTTCAAAGTATACTTATAAATCTTATATGGAAGATTTGGAAAGGTATAAGAAAAAAGATGTAAATAAGAGAACATTGAATAAAGCGAATGAATATTGGAAACAACAAGTTGAATTTATTCCAAAAGTACCAAGCTTAAAGATGAAAAAGAAAATAGAAGAACTAAATACGACAACTTTTACAAGGCAGGAACACATGTTTTCTGCTGATATTACCGTTGCTTTGGAAAAATTAGCTAAGGAGCAAAAAGTTACATTATCATCAATTATAATGACAGTTTATATGAAAGTGCTTTCGTATTTTAGTGGTGGTGAAAATATAACAATAAATGCCACGTTGTTTGGAAAACTTCCAGTTAATGAAGAAGTTGGAAATTTACTGGGGGAATTTACAAATATCGGATTGATTCAGTACAAGGATGAAAATAAATCTTTTTTAGAAAGTATAAAAGAAATACAGAAACAAATTTTTAAATTATTGGAGTTTAGAATTTATGATGGAGTAAATATTATTAAAAAAGTTTATGACAAAAACCATGATAGTACAGGCTTTCCGGTTGTTGTTACTTGTATGATTGGAGAAATATATAAATCAAAACAAAGTGGATTTTTAGAAACATATTCTTTAAGTCAGACACCGCAAGTAATTGTTGATCATCATATTAGAATTATTGATGAGAGAATAAAAATATCTTTTGATTATATTGAAGAATTATTTGAAGAAAATTATATAAAAAAAATTATTCAAAAATATGTTGAAATAATAGAGAACATTAGTAAAGCGTAG